The Astatotilapia calliptera chromosome 2, fAstCal1.2, whole genome shotgun sequence genome includes a window with the following:
- the LOC113009248 gene encoding uncharacterized protein LOC113009248 gives MTRRPSGGGRQRLFTQQQELAVVDLVRADNAIRLHQLRRTILADRQVFSNIDHVSITTIRRILGKHSITMKQLYRVPFERNSDRVKGLRAEYVRRIMAIDGAAQPHEYIFIDEAGFDLSKTRRRGRNVIGHRAIVHVPGQRGGNITLCAAICLRGLLHHHAMLGPYNSQHILTFLDALHNIVVQNGPDQPRFVVIWDNVSFHRAALVQAWFTDHNQFEVVYLEQACGDIEPLYVN, from the exons ATGACCCGAAGACCTTCTGGGGGTGGACGGCAACGCCTGTTCACACAACAGCAGGAACTTGCCGTTGTGGACCTAGTGAGGGCAGACAATGCCATCCGTCTCCACCAGCTACGACGGACAATACTTGCAGACAGGCAAGTGTTCAGCAACATAGACCATgtgagcatcaccaccatcagacgcatcttgggtaaacacagcatcaccatgaagcagctctacagagtcccattcgagaggaacagtgacagggtcaAAGGACTTCGAGCTGAATATGTACGG AGGATCATGGCCATAgatggagctgcacagcctcatgaatacattttcattgatgaaGCTGGATTCGACCTGAGCAAAACAAGACGACGGGGTCGTAATGTGATTGGCCACAGGGCAATTGTGCACGTCCCAGGGCAGCGCGGGGGAAACATCACATTATGTGCCGCCATATGCCTTCGAGGACTTCTGCACCATCATGCAATGCTAGGTCCATACAATAGCCAAcacatactcacatttctagatgCTCTCCATAACATAGTTGTACAGAACGGACCAGATCAGCCCAGGTTTGTGGTGATATGGGATAATGTCAGTTTCCATCGGGCTGCTCTGGTCCAGGCCTGGTTCACCGACCACAATCAATTTGAGGTGGTATACTTGGAACAGGCCTGCGGCGACATTGAG cCGCTCTACGTGAACTAG
- the LOC113009255 gene encoding uncharacterized protein LOC113009255 yields the protein MMVLFYLLLSARMGGCSNDHNFVTKTVDVGQNVTLSCIRQSTLLHQETLFWIRLVSGNQFEFLGGTFTFDYDDVNNTSHITVKQEPGTFIMQISKTKLSDTGFYYCIKVRQLAMTFLEGTFLTIKGPEPDVIQIRSSDRIHSGAQETLQCSVLSKYEKKTCPENPSVYWFRAGSDKSHSIYVHGNSGDECGSPEAPSQRKCVYSFSRNVSSSDPGPYYCAVAICGQIIFGNESKLDIKAPNMWDLQTANTTLFLLCAALVTSLIVIGFLIYTLKEKACDCWNGLHIY from the exons ATGATGGTCCTATTTTATTTACTGCTGTCAGCCAGAATGGGGG gttgCTCAAATGATCACAATTTTGTGACAAAGACTGTTGATGTTGGACAAAATGTGACACTTTCGTGTATTCGCCAGTCAACACTTTTGCACCAGGAAACATTATTTTGGATCAGACTTGTTTCTGGAAACCAGTTTGAATTCTTGGGAGGAACATTCACCTTTGATTATGACGATGTTAACAATACGTCTCATATTACAGTAAAACAAGAACCTGGAACCTTTATTATGCAAATCAGTAAAACTAAACTAAGTGATACTGGTTTTTACTACTGCATAAAAGTCAGACAGCTTGCTATGACCTTTTTGGAGGGAACATTTCTGACCatcaaag GTCCAGAACCTGATGTCATACAAATACGATCTTCTGATCGTATTCATTCAGGAGCCCAAGAGACTCTGCAGTGTTCAGTCCTCTCTAAGTATGAGAAGAAAACGTGTCCAGAAAATCCCAGTGTGTACTGGTTCAGAGCTGGATCAGACAAATCCCATTCCATTTATGTTCATGGAAACAGTGGTGATGAATGTGGGAGTCCTGAAGCTCCCTCACAACGTAAATGTGTCTACAGCTTCTCAAGGAACGTCAGCTCCTCTGATCCTGGGCCTTACTACTGTGCTGTGGCCATATGTGGACAGATCATTTTTGGAAATGAATCAAAACTGGACATTAAAG cACCCAACATGTGGGATTTGCAGACAGCCAACACAACTCTCTTTCTGTTATGTGCTGCTTTGGTTACAAGTCTGATAGTTATAGGTTTCCTCATTTATACTCTCAAGGAGAAAGCTTGTGATTGTTGGAATG gGCTCCATATATATTAG